A genomic window from Halorubrum lacusprofundi ATCC 49239 includes:
- a CDS encoding HemK2/MTQ2 family protein methyltransferase — MTGDDRDAGSGLAERRGLDEAVVYQPAEDSGLLAEAALEEAHGRVLEVGTGSGWVAQQIAEERGLDTVGSDLNPHAARQARERGVEGVVADLLSPYRADAFDTVCFNPPYLPTDPDNEWGDWMEHALSGGESGRELIEPFLDDVGRVLAPGGVVLLLVSSLTGYDEVLALVEDAGFAAEPVVEESFPFETLTVLALRRA; from the coding sequence ATGACCGGGGACGATCGCGACGCCGGCTCCGGTCTCGCAGAGCGACGCGGCCTCGACGAGGCCGTGGTGTACCAGCCGGCCGAGGACTCCGGGCTCCTCGCAGAGGCGGCCCTTGAGGAGGCGCACGGACGAGTGCTGGAGGTCGGCACGGGCTCGGGATGGGTCGCCCAGCAGATCGCCGAGGAGCGCGGGCTCGACACGGTCGGCAGCGACCTCAATCCGCACGCGGCGCGACAGGCTCGCGAGCGGGGCGTCGAAGGGGTTGTCGCCGACCTCCTCTCCCCGTACCGGGCGGACGCGTTCGACACGGTGTGTTTCAACCCCCCCTATCTCCCGACCGACCCGGACAACGAGTGGGGCGACTGGATGGAACACGCGCTCTCGGGCGGCGAGTCGGGCCGCGAACTCATCGAGCCGTTCCTCGACGACGTGGGGCGCGTCCTCGCGCCGGGCGGCGTCGTCCTGCTTCTAGTCTCGTCGCTGACGGGGTACGACGAGGTGCTCGCTCTCGTGGAGGACGCCGGGTTCGCGGCCGAGCCGGTCGTCGAGGAGTCGTTCCCGTTCGAGACGCTCACGGTGTTAGCGCTGCGTCGGGCGTGA